CTACGGCTTAGGGTAATGGGCTCGAACCCATTTTAAACAGAATCTATTGTGACCCTAATttaacaacccctacaaaaaCAGTCGGGGTGGTTTGGGATTTTTCAGGGTATGGCATTCTCGATGAAGCTGCAGCATAAACCTAATTCTTACAAGGTACAGAGACGAGGAGATAAATCCAAATCCTGGTCCGAGCTTCCTCAAGATCTCATAAATTCAGTGTTGGAACGCCTTGACTTTGCTGATTCTCGACGAGCTGAATCCGTATGTTCGTCTTGGTACTCTGCTGCGAAACGATGTGTGGCGAAAAAGCAGATCCCTTGGCTGATTCTCTTGCCCGACGAAGACGACAAGATCAACAACCATTGGTGCAAGCTGTTCAATCCCGGGGAAAAGGACAAGCTTTACAAAATCCGAGATGAGGATGTTGAATTCGCAAACAGTTATTGCTTAGCAACATATGGTAATTGGCTCTTTATGGTCGATTATTGGTATAATCTCTACCTTTTGAATATATTTACCCATGAGAGGATTGATTTACCTCCGGTGGAGTCGCAACTAGGAACGACAAAGCTGGAGCGAACCTTAAAAGGTTGGTTTTGTATTTCGAATGGTCATCGCAAAAGGAATCGCAAAGATATTAAAATAGTATCACCTGTGTTTTGGATTGACGAACACACCAAAGAATACCTAGTTTTGTGGGGATTTGgcgaatggtgtgtagcttatTCCAAGAAAGGAGATACGTTCTggaatcagattcaaattcccGTAGATTATGGTTGTTCTCACATGGTTTACAAAGATCAAAAGCTTTACTACCTCCTAAAGGACTACATTGGTAGTAAtggttttatcaaaatattcgACTTCTCCGGAGAGATTCCGCGAGAGACCTTTCAGTGTGGTGGTGTTCCAGGCAACATCTCTTCACTTGATCCAACAGGAAATTCATGGAGGATTACCAATGCAAAACTTGTAGTCACAGTAACAGGAGATGTCCTCTATGTTGAAAACTGGGCAACACTTTTCACTTCACTCTGGTCCTTCCGCGTCTACAAGGTTTATTCATCAGGTTTGTTTAACAAGTATGAACAAGTTGATTCTTTGGGCAACGAGGCAATGGTTTTTGATCTAGGCATCACTGTGCTCGCTAATGATGACATTGTGGGTGGTTTTAAGAGAAATTCCATCTACTACAAGACTACTTGTCGTGGAAAGAACACTACTCAAATTTGTCTCTTCAATTTCGAGACAAAGGAGATGGAGCCGCTGCACAAGTTTGATTGTTCGTCCCAAGAACAACTCGCAAGATCTCTATGGTTCCTACCAAGTTTCAAGCAGACATAATTCATCTCAACTACTGtatgttgttttatttttctttggtttCCTAAAATCCTCTGCTAACATCACAACTGCTATGGTGTCATCTGGTTTGGTTAATGACTTCcctaattattataatatataataaaaatctattttggttaTTGGGTAAGTTTCGGTGAGGAGATAAATGTGCTACATAAAGCATATACTGAAATGAgatgaattaaataattaacCGGATCCCAAAATATCAGCCTAGATGAAACGAATGGTATACGTTATGTGAAACTTCTCTCGCTCGCTTTTAAGAGATTCTTGATTAGTCTATTTCCTTCACTAAACGGCAAGATCATTCATGCCAGTGTCTACGAATTATGGATGAAAAGATAAAAATGATAACCCTGACATACAAATGATAAAACTCAGAGGCAGTTAAGTAACCTTGAATAAAAACTGCTAGGGTTTAGGGCTCAGTCACTGGTTCTATCAAGTTGTTAAGTTTGGTATCGTTCAATATGTATGTACTTTCCCACTACTAACCTTTGCTGTCCCATCCTCCTTCCTACATGTCTTTTTTTTACTATTCCTCTCCTTTGGCAGATGATTATAAAGTCTCTCACTGCCCTCACTGCCCTCATTCTTGAATCTTGAAGCCTTCGGTGTCTACTGTGAAGGAGGGTTTAAATGGGATTGTGGGTACGTCTGAggcttctctttttttttttttttgacaaaccaCAGTACTATAACAATGAAGAAGCATGtttcatctttgatgaactaTATATGATATGGCATCTTACCTATTTTGCCTGTGATTTTTGTAGGTACCCTTACTTGGCAGTTGTTCTAAATTTTAGCCAGTCATGGGCATTATACTGTCTGGTTCAGTTCTATGGTGCAACAAAAGATGAGCTTGCGCACATAAAGCCCCTTGCCAAGTTTCTAACATTCAAGTCAATCGTGTTCTTGACTTGGTGGCAAGGTGTTGCCATTGCTCTTCTCTCTTCCCTCGGTTTGTTCAAAAGTTCCATTGCACAGAGCTTGCAGCTGAAGACTAGTgttcaagatttcatcatttgCATTGAGGTACATGTCTTTTTCGAAATGAATCGTAAGTTTCTCTTTAATACTTGTGCAGATGGGTATTGCTTCGGTTGTTCACCTGTATGTCTTCCCAGCAAAACCCTACGGTCTACTGGGAGATCGCTTTACTGGATCGGTATCAGTTCTGGGGGATTATGCATCGGTCGACTGTCCTATTGATCCAGATGAGATTAGAGACAGTGAGAGACGAACAAAGGTCCGCCTGCCACATCCTGACGTTGATATCAGAAGTTGTATGACCATCAAAGAAAGCATGAGAGATGTGTTCGTTGGTGGAGGTGAATACGTGAGTATTCCTCgta
This genomic interval from Brassica napus cultivar Da-Ae chromosome A6, Da-Ae, whole genome shotgun sequence contains the following:
- the LOC106435552 gene encoding probable F-box protein At4g22165; this translates as MAFSMKLQHKPNSYKVQRRGDKSKSWSELPQDLINSVLERLDFADSRRAESVCSSWYSAAKRCVAKKQIPWLILLPDEDDKINNHWCKLFNPGEKDKLYKIRDEDVEFANSYCLATYGNWLFMVDYWYNLYLLNIFTHERIDLPPVESQLGTTKLERTLKGWFCISNGHRKRNRKDIKIVSPVFWIDEHTKEYLVLWGFGEWCVAYSKKGDTFWNQIQIPVDYGCSHMVYKDQKLYYLLKDYIGSNGFIKIFDFSGEIPRETFQCGGVPGNISSLDPTGNSWRITNAKLVVTVTGDVLYVENWATLFTSLWSFRVYKVYSSGLFNKYEQVDSLGNEAMVFDLGITVLANDDIVGGFKRNSIYYKTTCRGKNTTQICLFNFETKEMEPLHKFDCSSQEQLARSLWFLPSFKQT